From Actinomyces sp. oral taxon 171 str. F0337, one genomic window encodes:
- a CDS encoding DUF4956 domain-containing protein: MQQVLHDLPLTLAYIGADLVALTLLVGALYIPRHGRRDLVAAYIGVNVGVLAVTLLLSTSQNVGAGLGLGLFGVLSIIRLRSSSLAQGEVAYFFAALALGLLGGIKSHLVIVAILMALILASLWVGDHPALMRRNRNQTVTLDRAISNENELITELEDLLGAQVRSVDLKSLDLVNDTTIVEVHYRLRPWSRTVKPAQPQVAQVHQEGTPQVPHLVEEAPPQALSQAPAQAQPTNQQLWPEVPVADSAARAATAPPRYDWITGHRQQPASQQHAPVSTPPSMVQPHYN; encoded by the coding sequence ATGCAGCAGGTGTTGCACGATCTACCACTGACACTGGCCTACATCGGCGCCGATCTGGTCGCCCTCACGCTCCTGGTCGGAGCCCTCTACATTCCGCGGCACGGTCGCCGCGACCTCGTAGCCGCCTACATCGGCGTCAACGTGGGCGTCCTGGCCGTCACCCTGCTGCTGTCGACGAGTCAGAACGTCGGAGCGGGCCTGGGCCTGGGCCTCTTCGGCGTCCTGTCCATCATCCGCCTGCGTTCGTCCTCCCTCGCCCAGGGGGAGGTGGCCTACTTCTTCGCCGCGCTGGCCCTGGGCCTGCTGGGCGGCATCAAGAGCCACCTCGTCATCGTCGCCATCCTCATGGCCCTCATCCTCGCCTCCCTGTGGGTGGGCGACCACCCGGCACTCATGCGCCGCAACCGCAACCAGACCGTCACCCTCGACCGAGCCATCAGCAACGAGAACGAGCTCATCACCGAGCTCGAGGACCTGCTCGGCGCCCAGGTGCGCAGCGTCGACCTCAAGAGCCTGGACCTGGTCAACGACACCACCATCGTCGAGGTCCACTACCGGCTGCGTCCTTGGTCCCGCACGGTGAAACCGGCTCAGCCACAGGTCGCCCAGGTGCATCAGGAAGGCACGCCGCAGGTGCCCCATCTGGTTGAGGAGGCTCCGCCTCAGGCTCTCAGTCAGGCCCCCGCTCAGGCTCAGCCCACCAACCAGCAGCTCTGGCCCGAGGTCCCCGTGGCCGACAGCGCCGCGAGAGCGGCCACCGCCCCACCCCGGTACGACTGGATCACCGGTCACCGCCAGCAGCCCGCCTCCCAGCAGCACGCTCCGGTAAGCACCCCACCGTCCATGGTGCAGCCCCACTACAACTGA
- the nrdE gene encoding class 1b ribonucleoside-diphosphate reductase subunit alpha, whose protein sequence is MADTLTDTGSETVSSPDLDYHALNAKLNLYDADGRIQFDADREAARQYFLQHVNQNTVFFHDLEEKLEYLVEEGYYEGHILDKYSPEFVKTAFKAAYAHKFRFETFLGAFKYYTSYTLKTFDGKRYLERFEDRVTMVALTLADGDEQLTLDLVDEMMSGRFQPATPTFLNEGKAQRGEPVSCFLVRIEDNMESIARGINSALQLSKRGGGVALLLSNLREMGAPIKRIENQSSGVIPVMKLLEDSFSYANQLGARQGAGAVYLHAHHPDIMRFLDTKRENADEKIRIKTLSLGVVIPDITFELARNNEDMYLFSPYDVERVYGMPFADINVTEKYREMVDDGRIKKKKINARTFFQTLAEIQFESGYPYVMFEDTVNRANPIKGKVVMSNLCSEILQVSEPSELNEDLTFAHVGKDISCNLGSLNIAKTMDSPDFARTIRTAVRGLTAVSDQTHLPSVPSIDRGNHESHAIGLGQMNLHGFLARERIHYGSEEGLDFTNVYFASVLFAALTASNEMAVERGESFVGFEDSTYASGEFFEKYVTQDFVPVTERVKEIFAASSVHVPTREDWAELAEKVKKGGLYNRNLQAVPPTGSISYINNSTSSIHPIVAKVEIRKEGKIGRVYYPAPFMTNDNLDYYRDAYEIGPEKIIDTYAVATQHVDQGLSLTLFFPDTATTRDVNRAQIYAWRKGIKTLYYIRLRQAALTGTEVEGCVSCML, encoded by the coding sequence TTGGCAGACACGCTGACGGACACCGGCTCTGAGACCGTGTCCTCCCCGGATCTGGACTACCACGCGCTCAACGCGAAGCTGAACCTCTACGACGCGGACGGCAGGATCCAGTTCGACGCCGACCGTGAGGCGGCCCGGCAGTACTTCCTCCAGCACGTCAACCAGAACACGGTCTTCTTCCACGACCTGGAGGAGAAGCTCGAGTACCTGGTCGAGGAGGGCTACTACGAGGGCCACATCCTGGACAAGTACTCCCCGGAGTTCGTCAAGACCGCCTTCAAGGCCGCCTATGCCCACAAGTTCCGCTTCGAGACCTTCCTGGGTGCCTTCAAGTACTACACGTCCTACACGCTCAAGACCTTCGACGGGAAGCGCTACCTGGAGCGCTTCGAGGACCGCGTCACCATGGTGGCCCTCACCCTGGCCGACGGCGATGAGCAGCTGACCCTCGACCTCGTCGACGAGATGATGTCCGGCCGCTTCCAGCCGGCCACCCCCACCTTCCTCAACGAGGGCAAGGCCCAGCGCGGGGAGCCCGTCTCCTGCTTCCTCGTGCGCATCGAGGACAACATGGAGTCGATCGCCCGCGGCATCAACTCCGCCCTCCAGCTGTCCAAGCGCGGCGGAGGAGTGGCCCTCCTGCTGAGCAACCTGCGGGAGATGGGCGCCCCCATCAAGCGCATCGAGAACCAGTCCAGCGGCGTCATCCCCGTCATGAAGCTGCTGGAGGACTCCTTCTCCTACGCCAACCAGCTCGGGGCCCGCCAGGGAGCGGGGGCCGTGTACCTGCACGCCCACCACCCCGACATCATGCGGTTCCTGGACACCAAGCGTGAGAACGCCGACGAGAAGATCCGCATCAAGACCCTCTCGCTGGGCGTCGTCATCCCGGACATCACCTTCGAGCTGGCCCGCAACAACGAGGACATGTACCTCTTCAGCCCCTACGACGTCGAGCGCGTCTACGGCATGCCCTTCGCGGACATCAACGTCACCGAGAAGTACCGCGAGATGGTGGATGACGGGCGCATCAAGAAGAAGAAGATCAACGCCCGCACCTTCTTCCAGACCCTGGCCGAGATCCAGTTCGAGTCCGGCTACCCGTACGTCATGTTCGAGGACACGGTCAACAGGGCCAACCCCATCAAGGGCAAGGTCGTCATGTCCAACCTGTGCTCCGAGATCCTTCAGGTCTCCGAGCCCAGCGAGCTCAACGAGGACCTCACCTTCGCCCACGTGGGCAAGGACATCTCCTGCAACCTGGGCAGCCTCAACATCGCCAAGACGATGGACTCCCCGGACTTCGCCCGCACCATCCGCACCGCCGTGCGCGGCCTGACCGCCGTCAGCGACCAGACCCACCTGCCCAGCGTGCCCTCCATCGACCGGGGCAATCACGAGTCGCACGCCATCGGCCTGGGACAGATGAACCTCCACGGCTTCCTGGCTCGCGAGCGCATTCACTACGGCTCCGAGGAGGGCCTGGACTTCACCAACGTCTACTTCGCCAGCGTCCTGTTCGCCGCCCTGACGGCGTCGAACGAGATGGCCGTGGAGCGCGGGGAGAGCTTCGTGGGCTTCGAGGACTCGACCTACGCCAGCGGGGAGTTCTTCGAGAAGTACGTGACCCAGGACTTCGTGCCGGTCACCGAACGCGTCAAGGAGATCTTCGCGGCCTCCAGCGTGCACGTGCCCACGCGTGAGGACTGGGCCGAGCTGGCCGAGAAGGTCAAGAAGGGCGGCCTGTACAACCGCAACCTGCAGGCCGTTCCGCCCACCGGCTCGATCTCCTACATCAACAACTCCACCTCCTCGATCCACCCGATCGTGGCCAAGGTGGAGATCCGCAAGGAGGGCAAGATCGGCCGCGTCTACTACCCGGCGCCCTTCATGACGAATGACAATCTCGACTACTACCGGGACGCCTACGAGATCGGCCCCGAGAAGATCATCGACACCTACGCCGTGGCCACCCAGCACGTGGACCAGGGGCTGAGTCTCACGCTGTTCTTCCCGGACACGGCCACGACTCGCGACGTCAACCGCGCCCAGATCTACGCCTGGCGCAAGGGCATCAAGACCCTCTACTACATCCGCCTGCGCCAGGCCGCCCTGACCGGCACCGAGGTCGAGGGCTGCGTCTCCTGCATGCTGTGA
- a CDS encoding ABC transporter ATP-binding protein: MSGTAPAALEVAGVHVALRGKPVLRDLSLSLADGECRAIVGLNGAGKTTALRVILGMLRPDAGRVLLHGRDIASSPRDVWRRVGHLVERPFSYPEFTARQNIEASIRLHGADPERTERAVQRMSEALALTGWLNMPARRLSLGTRQKVGLIGALAHEPDVVVLDEPTNGLDPLAVVGFRDLLREVTGRGGTVLVTGHHFDELTRIADRVDVLHRGRIIDTIVPEEPGRPGGTDLERVFFDAVLAADLAADSTVLESGAGPDARTEANRERTEVP; encoded by the coding sequence ATGAGCGGTACAGCACCAGCGGCCCTGGAGGTTGCGGGCGTCCACGTCGCCCTGCGGGGGAAGCCTGTTCTGCGCGACCTCAGCCTCTCACTCGCCGACGGCGAGTGTCGCGCCATCGTGGGTCTCAACGGCGCCGGGAAGACCACGGCTCTGCGCGTCATCCTGGGCATGCTGCGTCCCGACGCCGGCAGGGTTCTTCTGCACGGCCGCGACATCGCCTCCTCCCCCAGGGATGTCTGGCGGCGGGTGGGCCATCTGGTGGAGAGGCCCTTCTCCTACCCCGAGTTCACGGCTCGGCAGAACATCGAGGCGTCCATCCGGCTCCACGGCGCCGATCCTGAGCGCACCGAGCGGGCAGTGCAACGGATGAGTGAGGCGCTGGCGCTGACCGGTTGGCTCAATATGCCCGCACGCCGCCTGTCACTGGGTACGCGCCAGAAAGTGGGGCTCATCGGCGCCCTGGCGCATGAACCGGACGTCGTCGTCCTCGATGAGCCGACCAATGGGCTCGATCCGCTGGCGGTCGTCGGATTCAGGGATCTTCTGCGGGAGGTGACCGGGCGCGGCGGAACGGTGCTGGTGACCGGGCACCACTTCGATGAGCTCACGCGCATCGCGGACCGTGTCGATGTCCTGCACCGGGGGCGGATCATCGACACGATCGTGCCTGAGGAACCCGGCCGCCCCGGAGGCACCGACCTTGAGAGAGTCTTCTTCGACGCCGTCCTGGCGGCGGACCTGGCCGCAGACAGCACTGTCCTGGAGTCAGGGGCGGGGCCGGACGCCCGCACGGAGGCGAATCGCGAACGAACGGAGGTCCCCTAA
- a CDS encoding TetR family transcriptional regulator has translation MSPRASTADLLRRTALRMFTEQGFDAVPVTAIAKAAGVSHMTFFRHFPTKEAVVVSDLFNPLIAEAVRAQPQRWRPLTRAVRGLVAAMSQESARKEMSSQEFHERIRLAALTPSLAAAVRTAGQETERAIAAALAAPGVDDAAARAAAGAVMGAASSLLLAWAGESNAADTGAADAAATLSRGLLSLLGEA, from the coding sequence ATGAGCCCACGCGCCTCCACCGCCGACCTGCTTCGGCGCACCGCACTGCGGATGTTCACCGAGCAGGGGTTCGACGCCGTCCCGGTCACCGCGATCGCCAAGGCCGCCGGGGTCTCTCACATGACCTTCTTCCGCCACTTCCCCACCAAGGAGGCCGTGGTGGTGAGCGACCTGTTCAATCCACTCATCGCCGAGGCGGTGCGCGCTCAGCCGCAGCGGTGGCGGCCACTGACCCGAGCCGTGCGGGGCCTCGTTGCGGCGATGAGTCAGGAGTCGGCGCGCAAGGAGATGTCCTCCCAAGAGTTCCATGAACGCATTCGGCTGGCAGCCCTCACCCCGTCGCTGGCGGCCGCCGTGCGAACCGCGGGTCAGGAGACCGAGCGCGCCATCGCCGCGGCACTTGCCGCTCCCGGGGTGGACGACGCGGCGGCGCGGGCCGCGGCCGGAGCCGTCATGGGAGCGGCGAGCAGCCTCCTGCTCGCCTGGGCCGGCGAGAGCAATGCAGCCGACACCGGGGCGGCCGATGCGGCAGCAACCCTCAGTCGGGGTCTTCTCAGCCTGCTGGGGGAAGCATGA
- the nrdI gene encoding class Ib ribonucleoside-diphosphate reductase assembly flavoprotein NrdI: MSSGPLLVYFSSTSENTHRFVGKLGFPTARIPLRRTEPPLTVDDEYVLVVPTYGGGSVKGAVPKQVIAFLNNPDNRALCRGVIASGNTNFGQAYCLAGDIIASKLGVPFLYRYELLGTPTDVSRVKEGLEDFWQTR; encoded by the coding sequence GTGAGCAGCGGGCCTCTGCTGGTCTACTTCTCCTCCACCTCGGAGAACACGCACCGATTCGTGGGCAAGCTCGGCTTCCCGACGGCGCGCATCCCCCTGAGGCGCACGGAGCCGCCGCTGACCGTGGACGATGAGTACGTCCTGGTTGTGCCCACCTACGGTGGCGGCTCCGTCAAGGGGGCGGTGCCCAAGCAGGTCATCGCCTTCCTCAACAACCCGGACAACCGGGCCCTGTGCCGAGGCGTCATCGCCTCGGGCAACACCAACTTCGGCCAGGCCTATTGCCTGGCGGGTGACATCATCGCCAGCAAGCTGGGGGTGCCGTTCCTGTATCGCTATGAGCTGCTCGGCACTCCCACGGACGTCTCACGCGTCAAAGAAGGATTGGAAGACTTTTGGCAGACACGCTGA
- the nrdH gene encoding glutaredoxin-like protein NrdH codes for MAITIYSKPNCVQCTATYRAMDKAGLSYETVDISLDAQALEQVKSLGYAQAPVVVAGEDHWSGFRPDKIKTLALAVESVAV; via the coding sequence ATGGCGATCACCATCTACAGCAAGCCCAACTGCGTCCAGTGCACGGCCACCTACCGCGCCATGGACAAGGCCGGCCTGTCCTACGAGACGGTGGACATCTCCTTGGACGCCCAGGCCCTCGAGCAGGTCAAGTCCCTGGGGTACGCCCAGGCTCCCGTCGTCGTCGCCGGAGAGGACCACTGGTCCGGCTTCCGTCCGGACAAGATCAAGACCCTCGCCCTGGCCGTCGAGTCCGTCGCGGTCTGA
- a CDS encoding DUF5979 domain-containing protein, which produces MSAIPIPRVLGTPKRAVGALVALVALVAALLTVLPTQARAAINPKITVSGLSLVVSNANGVEEPDNTSVKVDDILKLKFAWDARNASAKSGDSFQIQLPKQFRNRESLSEPMKVSHEGAEHTIGECVMDDHAITCTFNSTLDTIVGQGFTGLRGDGAALLLASQASDSANVTFDANGKQTEVPVPGGKIAENVGHAHEPQWMSKWAADITSTSKVVDWEVTFGPDQVKKALEKNGQSLTVDGRTRSTITFSDQLGPGQVYVPTKSDWKLKIGTAQGRNYIYGQVTDASGTDQDTSQGDFDLDVAIQGSTATITVTGPFAPRTNYHIYYSSTPSTADGVVQPGVEYTNKASVVGSGLEHTYSVHYSKSFTINVEMKPGFGGLDITKLLTGSETGKVPAGTTFEVGINYTLPGGATVDTYPGWKAPGTVNQSRTGGATSMTVTVGEKAVYNGTFPVGTVLTLDEDTTTASATPAGVAWGSHTFAVGDQNTNSLTIEDQKSTAVTLRNSADPAAAEEGDFTVTKALAGDGDFSKSAFEFTYTCTDGTEGSLTVTGAATSEKSKKVKAGSTCTITENSAKAGQDGYTLTAPAAQTVAITKDQTAAVTMTNTYARDMGTFSVTKVVTGVESVDNEFAFSYTCDNNVKGTLKVKADGSVASGPELPVGTKCTIAEDAQSAQVEGYAWEAPASQEVTISEKEQAVLVTFTNAYTPEPSPSPTPEPSPSPSETPTPEPSPSPSPSPSPSEPASPSPTPSETPTPSETPTPDPSPSPSPSPTPSPSPSEPASPSPTPSETPTPGETPDPSESSTPVPSGSPSPSPNGTPTPSDPATPGAPSSPSATPPAAPSGPAKPQEPSGGPLASTGVRIGLPLGIAVVAVMGGALLASRRRA; this is translated from the coding sequence GTGTCCGCCATCCCTATCCCCAGGGTGCTTGGTACTCCTAAGCGCGCGGTAGGTGCTCTTGTCGCACTTGTCGCGCTCGTCGCCGCACTCTTGACGGTCCTGCCTACGCAGGCCCGAGCCGCCATCAACCCGAAGATCACCGTCTCCGGCCTGTCGCTCGTGGTCTCCAACGCCAATGGCGTCGAGGAGCCCGACAACACCTCGGTCAAGGTCGATGACATCCTCAAGCTGAAGTTCGCCTGGGATGCCCGCAACGCCAGCGCCAAGAGTGGCGACTCCTTCCAGATCCAGCTGCCCAAGCAGTTCCGCAACCGGGAGAGCCTCTCCGAGCCGATGAAGGTCTCCCACGAGGGTGCGGAGCACACCATTGGCGAGTGCGTGATGGACGACCACGCCATCACCTGCACCTTCAACAGCACTCTCGACACCATCGTCGGCCAGGGCTTTACTGGACTGCGGGGTGACGGGGCTGCGCTGTTGCTGGCATCTCAGGCCAGCGACTCGGCCAATGTGACGTTCGACGCCAACGGCAAGCAGACCGAGGTGCCCGTGCCCGGCGGCAAGATTGCTGAGAATGTCGGACATGCACACGAGCCGCAGTGGATGAGCAAGTGGGCCGCTGACATCACCAGCACCTCCAAGGTGGTGGACTGGGAGGTGACCTTCGGGCCTGACCAGGTCAAGAAGGCTCTCGAGAAGAACGGTCAGTCGCTGACTGTGGACGGTAGGACCCGCTCGACCATCACCTTCTCCGACCAGCTGGGTCCGGGGCAGGTCTATGTGCCGACTAAGAGCGACTGGAAGCTGAAGATCGGAACCGCCCAGGGGCGGAACTACATCTACGGTCAGGTTACGGATGCCAGCGGCACCGACCAGGACACCAGTCAGGGCGACTTCGACCTCGATGTCGCCATCCAGGGCAGTACCGCCACCATCACTGTGACGGGCCCCTTCGCGCCGCGGACCAACTACCACATCTATTACTCCTCCACTCCGTCCACGGCCGACGGCGTCGTTCAACCTGGCGTGGAGTACACGAACAAAGCCTCTGTGGTGGGGAGCGGCCTGGAGCACACCTACTCGGTGCACTACAGCAAGTCCTTCACCATCAATGTTGAGATGAAGCCCGGATTTGGTGGGCTGGACATCACCAAGCTCCTCACCGGGTCCGAGACCGGCAAGGTGCCGGCCGGCACCACCTTCGAGGTGGGCATCAACTACACCCTGCCCGGCGGTGCCACCGTGGACACCTATCCGGGATGGAAGGCTCCGGGGACCGTCAACCAGTCTCGCACTGGTGGTGCCACCTCCATGACCGTCACCGTTGGTGAGAAGGCCGTGTACAACGGCACCTTCCCGGTTGGGACGGTCCTGACCCTCGACGAGGACACGACGACGGCCTCGGCCACTCCTGCCGGTGTCGCTTGGGGCAGCCACACCTTCGCAGTAGGCGACCAGAACACCAACAGCCTGACCATTGAGGACCAGAAGTCCACGGCCGTCACGCTGCGCAACTCCGCCGACCCCGCCGCTGCGGAAGAGGGTGACTTCACGGTCACCAAGGCTCTGGCCGGTGACGGTGACTTCAGCAAGTCCGCCTTCGAGTTCACCTACACCTGCACCGATGGCACCGAGGGGTCGCTGACGGTGACTGGAGCCGCGACCTCGGAGAAGTCCAAGAAGGTCAAGGCCGGATCGACCTGCACCATCACCGAGAACAGCGCCAAGGCCGGTCAGGACGGCTACACGCTGACCGCCCCGGCCGCGCAGACCGTGGCGATCACCAAGGACCAGACGGCCGCGGTGACGATGACCAACACGTACGCCCGTGACATGGGCACCTTCTCGGTAACCAAGGTCGTCACCGGTGTCGAGTCGGTGGACAACGAGTTCGCCTTCTCCTACACCTGCGACAACAACGTCAAGGGCACGCTGAAGGTCAAGGCCGACGGGTCGGTGGCCTCCGGGCCCGAGCTGCCTGTGGGCACCAAGTGCACCATCGCAGAGGACGCTCAGTCCGCTCAGGTCGAGGGGTACGCCTGGGAGGCACCCGCCTCCCAGGAGGTGACCATCAGCGAGAAGGAGCAGGCGGTGCTCGTGACCTTCACGAACGCCTACACCCCTGAGCCCTCGCCGTCCCCGACGCCGGAGCCCTCGCCGAGTCCCAGCGAGACCCCGACGCCGGAGCCCTCGCCGAGTCCTTCGCCGTCTCCGTCCCCCAGTGAGCCGGCCTCACCTTCACCGACGCCGAGCGAGACCCCGACTCCCAGCGAGACCCCGACGCCGGATCCCTCGCCGAGTCCTTCGCCGTCCCCGACGCCGTCTCCGTCCCCCAGTGAGCCGGCCTCACCTTCACCGACGCCGAGCGAGACCCCGACGCCTGGTGAGACTCCGGATCCGAGCGAGTCCTCGACGCCGGTGCCCAGTGGGTCGCCGTCTCCCAGTCCGAACGGTACCCCGACGCCGAGCGACCCTGCCACGCCTGGCGCCCCCTCCTCGCCGAGTGCTACTCCGCCTGCTGCACCTAGCGGGCCGGCGAAGCCCCAGGAGCCCTCTGGGGGGCCGCTGGCCAGCACTGGTGTCAGGATTGGTCTGCCTCTGGGCATCGCCGTGGTCGCCGTGATGGGAGGGGCTCTGCTGGCGAGCCGTCGCCGCGCCTGA
- a CDS encoding ABC transporter permease, giving the protein MAMDRSTVGVVIGLETHKLARGTVVRVATAAALVLVMATTVGGYAAAMHAGDTDLGRKAASMVTSPGWDGYTALGATSVSVTMLLAVGVVMSWSTGREFIDGTVVGLFAIPSRLGIIAAAKMAVVLTWATILGAVEAGALTTAGLLLGLGPEGAAGCCTTLMLVAALLGASVLPVMWAATRWRGYLAGIGLTLVILVVANLAAGFGLGSYVPWSVPIVWVSHQTEVSTPLLATPVMTAAIGAWVTLRSWDRLQLGAD; this is encoded by the coding sequence ATGGCCATGGATCGCAGCACCGTCGGGGTCGTGATCGGCCTCGAGACCCACAAGCTGGCTCGGGGCACGGTCGTGCGCGTAGCGACGGCAGCCGCCCTCGTTCTGGTCATGGCGACCACGGTCGGCGGGTACGCCGCCGCGATGCACGCCGGAGATACTGATCTGGGTCGAAAGGCCGCCTCAATGGTGACCTCGCCCGGCTGGGACGGCTACACGGCCCTGGGGGCGACGAGTGTGAGCGTAACAATGCTCCTGGCCGTGGGCGTGGTGATGTCATGGAGTACGGGGCGGGAGTTCATCGACGGCACCGTCGTCGGCCTGTTCGCGATTCCGTCTCGCTTGGGCATCATCGCGGCGGCGAAGATGGCGGTGGTTCTGACCTGGGCGACCATCCTGGGAGCTGTTGAAGCAGGAGCGCTCACAACGGCGGGGCTGCTGCTCGGCCTGGGACCGGAGGGGGCCGCCGGGTGCTGCACGACACTGATGCTCGTTGCCGCTCTGCTGGGCGCAAGCGTGCTGCCGGTCATGTGGGCGGCGACGCGGTGGCGCGGCTACCTGGCCGGTATCGGGCTCACGCTGGTGATCCTCGTCGTCGCCAATCTTGCCGCAGGGTTCGGGCTCGGTTCCTACGTCCCGTGGTCCGTCCCGATCGTGTGGGTCTCGCACCAGACGGAGGTCAGCACGCCGTTGCTGGCGACACCGGTGATGACCGCCGCGATCGGCGCCTGGGTCACCCTCCGATCCTGGGACCGGCTCCAGCTGGGCGCAGACTGA
- a CDS encoding phosphoribulokinase, translating to MSPTVRVGETSTLVSNLVDQLMQRLAADDTPQRLLVGLTGAPGSGKSTIAADLEGRLKEAGLFAGLVAMDGFHLSNTVLDDLGRRNRKGAPDTFDVEGYLAALDRVRADGAPQVFVPVYRRDLHESVSAGGVVSGTGVVVTEGNYLALETRGWGAVRERIDLLIHIDVPEEVLVVRLINRHEDFGKNALDAGHWVRTVDLPNARLIATSVHRCDEVWRNPKDEPGSDDDVNDADDID from the coding sequence ATGAGCCCCACGGTTCGGGTGGGTGAGACCTCCACCCTTGTCAGCAACCTCGTCGACCAGCTCATGCAGCGGTTGGCGGCCGACGACACACCCCAACGCCTCCTCGTCGGACTCACCGGCGCTCCCGGTTCGGGGAAGTCAACGATCGCCGCAGACCTGGAAGGCCGACTCAAGGAGGCCGGCCTCTTCGCTGGGCTCGTCGCCATGGACGGCTTCCACCTGTCCAACACCGTCCTGGACGACCTGGGGCGCCGCAACCGCAAGGGCGCCCCGGACACTTTCGACGTCGAGGGCTACCTGGCAGCCCTGGATCGGGTGCGAGCTGACGGCGCTCCTCAGGTCTTCGTCCCGGTCTACCGACGGGACCTGCACGAGTCGGTGTCGGCTGGGGGCGTCGTCTCCGGCACCGGCGTCGTCGTCACCGAGGGCAACTACCTTGCGCTCGAGACGCGCGGCTGGGGCGCAGTACGAGAGCGGATCGACCTCCTCATCCATATCGATGTGCCTGAGGAGGTCCTTGTGGTGCGGCTTATTAACCGACATGAGGACTTCGGCAAGAACGCCCTCGACGCCGGTCACTGGGTGCGCACAGTGGACCTGCCCAACGCCCGTCTCATCGCCACGAGCGTCCACCGCTGCGACGAAGTATGGCGCAACCCCAAGGACGAACCCGGCTCCGACGATGACGTCAACGACGCTGACGACATCGACTAG
- a CDS encoding polyphosphate polymerase domain-containing protein: MLHTDDINTITLAELNSEASLLTRMDRKYLVPPGDTQHVIDYLAPRAQVLQIDGLRHFRYASTYFDTPGLDAYFLAARKRRRRYKIRTRTYLDSGLCFLEVKTNGSRESTVKDRFKYDPDDADRVTPDGRLFVIERLVESGTCSPDEARMIAEALVPVMDSTYSRTTLHLPHDEARATFDTQLTWDLFGPDGRRLGQGVSVSHLNVVETKNPSTASPTDRLLWHQGHRPARISKYATGMALLYANLPTNRWNRTIKRDLGRYWRQAQSRQLAA, translated from the coding sequence GTGCTGCACACCGACGACATCAACACGATCACCCTCGCCGAGCTCAACTCCGAGGCGAGCCTCCTGACCCGCATGGATCGCAAGTACCTGGTACCCCCCGGCGACACCCAGCACGTCATCGACTACCTGGCCCCGCGAGCGCAGGTCCTCCAGATCGACGGCCTGCGCCACTTCCGCTATGCCTCGACCTACTTCGACACCCCCGGCCTGGACGCCTACTTCCTGGCGGCCCGCAAGCGCCGTCGGCGTTACAAGATCCGCACCCGCACCTACCTGGACTCCGGACTGTGCTTCCTGGAGGTCAAGACCAACGGCTCACGCGAGTCCACGGTCAAGGACCGCTTCAAGTACGATCCCGACGACGCCGACCGCGTCACGCCCGATGGTCGCCTGTTCGTCATCGAGCGCCTCGTGGAGTCCGGCACCTGCTCCCCGGACGAGGCGCGCATGATCGCCGAGGCCCTCGTCCCGGTCATGGACTCCACCTACAGCCGCACCACCCTGCACCTGCCCCACGACGAGGCCCGCGCCACCTTCGACACCCAGCTCACCTGGGACCTGTTCGGCCCCGACGGCAGGCGCCTGGGGCAGGGTGTCTCGGTGAGTCACCTCAACGTCGTCGAGACGAAGAACCCCTCCACGGCCTCCCCCACGGACCGCCTCCTGTGGCATCAGGGGCATCGGCCGGCCCGCATCTCGAAGTACGCCACCGGCATGGCGCTGCTGTACGCCAACCTGCCCACCAACCGGTGGAACCGCACCATCAAGCGGGACCTGGGGCGCTACTGGCGTCAGGCCCAGTCTCGTCAGCTCGCGGCCTGA